Proteins from a genomic interval of Gordonia sp. SL306:
- a CDS encoding SDR family oxidoreductase → MSSIFISGGASGIGLATAERFDREGWTVGVYDVSEDALSKVQANHPDWIVGTLDVRDHEQWAEALADFTSHTDGRLDVLDNNAGILVEGPLHEISPDAVRRQIDIDALGVALGAQAAFPYLKATPGAHLVNIASASAIYGQPGIATYSATKFFVGGLTEALELEWERDDIRVVGIWPLWAKTALADNDAKSTKTLGVRITPEQVAEKVWESVHPTRQDKLLHRTSYSVGAQTLFLGNAAKFIPNFLNRAVNKFIAQ, encoded by the coding sequence ATGTCATCGATCTTCATTTCCGGCGGTGCGTCGGGCATCGGATTGGCGACCGCCGAGCGCTTCGACCGGGAGGGCTGGACGGTCGGTGTCTACGACGTCTCTGAAGATGCGCTGTCGAAGGTGCAGGCGAATCACCCCGACTGGATCGTCGGAACGCTCGACGTGCGCGACCACGAGCAGTGGGCCGAGGCGCTCGCCGACTTCACCTCGCACACCGACGGCCGTCTCGACGTGCTCGACAACAACGCGGGCATCCTCGTCGAGGGGCCGCTGCACGAGATCTCACCCGACGCCGTGCGACGTCAGATCGACATCGACGCCCTCGGCGTGGCCCTGGGAGCGCAAGCGGCATTTCCGTACCTGAAGGCGACACCGGGTGCGCACCTGGTCAACATCGCCTCGGCCTCGGCGATCTACGGCCAGCCCGGTATCGCCACCTACAGCGCCACCAAGTTCTTCGTCGGCGGCCTGACCGAGGCCCTGGAACTGGAATGGGAGCGCGACGACATCCGGGTCGTCGGCATCTGGCCGCTGTGGGCGAAGACCGCACTCGCCGACAACGACGCCAAGTCGACGAAGACTCTCGGCGTGCGGATCACCCCCGAGCAGGTCGCCGAGAAGGTCTGGGAGTCGGTGCATCCGACCCGGCAGGACAAACTCCTCCACCGCACCAGCTACTCGGTGGGGGCGCAGACACTGTTCCTCGGCAACGCCGCGAAGTTCATCCCGAACTTCCTCAACCGGGCCGTCAACAAGTTCATCGCTCAGTAG
- a CDS encoding AurF N-oxygenase family protein, whose translation MTAAMERTQSDGGTPDQARPDNVVSMRDQGANEVSERLLASAARLSRNAMTEIDWSEPMDPTKYGCSPEWSSLYGTAYWDELTEEQRISVTRHEFASIMNIGIWFEMILQEMVIRDQYLGAYHDPEFQFALTEVADECRHSIMFAKASQKMVGTSYRPTKIVGRLGKLFKRTAKNEIAYAGILVAEEVLDVFQRGCMRDDRVLDFIRTINEIHVLEESRHMKFAREEVRESMEGVGWARRQFSALYVSLAAYMIVTSLVQKKAFADAGLDADRAVAEMNSNSHFQSMIRSSCAHLMEFLDEVGLLTRPAMHYYRKANML comes from the coding sequence ATGACTGCAGCGATGGAACGGACGCAGAGCGACGGCGGCACGCCGGATCAAGCTCGCCCGGACAACGTCGTGAGCATGCGTGACCAGGGGGCCAACGAGGTCTCCGAGCGCCTCCTGGCGTCGGCTGCGCGTCTCTCCCGGAACGCGATGACCGAGATCGACTGGTCGGAACCGATGGATCCGACGAAGTACGGCTGCAGTCCGGAGTGGTCGTCGCTGTACGGGACGGCCTACTGGGACGAGCTGACCGAGGAGCAGCGCATCTCGGTGACCCGTCACGAGTTCGCGTCGATCATGAACATCGGCATCTGGTTCGAGATGATCCTGCAGGAGATGGTCATCCGCGACCAGTATCTCGGCGCCTATCACGACCCGGAGTTCCAGTTCGCACTCACCGAGGTCGCCGACGAGTGCCGGCATTCGATCATGTTCGCCAAGGCGTCGCAGAAGATGGTCGGCACGTCCTACCGCCCTACCAAGATCGTGGGACGTCTCGGCAAGCTCTTCAAGCGCACCGCGAAGAACGAGATCGCCTACGCCGGGATTCTCGTCGCGGAGGAGGTGCTCGACGTCTTCCAGCGGGGCTGCATGCGTGATGATCGCGTGCTCGACTTCATTCGGACCATCAACGAGATTCACGTGCTCGAGGAGTCGCGCCACATGAAGTTCGCGCGTGAAGAGGTGCGCGAGTCGATGGAGGGTGTTGGCTGGGCGCGGCGACAGTTCAGTGCGCTCTATGTCTCGCTGGCGGCGTACATGATCGTGACGAGCCTGGTGCAGAAGAAGGCGTTCGCCGATGCCGGGCTCGACGCTGATCGTGCAGTCGCGGAGATGAACTCGAACTCGCATTTCCAGTCGATGATCCGCAGCAGTTGCGCGCATCTGATGGAGTTCCTCGACGAGGTCGGGCTGCTGACCCGCCCGGCGATGCACTACTACCGCAAAGCGAACATGCTCTGA
- a CDS encoding FAD-dependent oxidoreductase, whose translation MFVITQSCCSDAACVSVCPVNCIHPTPEERGFGSSDILHIDPVACIDCGACADACPVDAIYPADKLGTRDKVFIDINADFYKKNTDITSGWNQVEYPEIPKLPAGLRVALVGTGPSGGYALRTILDRTEADVTVIDKLPTPGGLVRAGVAPDHPGTKGVLRGFDLLYRDPRVTMATNVEVGTEPGQVTPAELAQHFDAVFYAVGASESRRLGIPGEDLPGSTSATDLVAWYNAVPGKEAPPLPVDGTGRAVVVGTGNVALDVARILVSPPELLATTDIADRALRILEEQNIHEVVVLGRRDQASAAYTSAEYRALSTIPGVEIVVHDDPSAEAPDLRGPADRSKRRIVFLFHTSPDEIVGEQRVEGVTVQTGGTRHTVAADLMVRSIGYRSTPIAGLPFDHERGVFPNTDGRMLDDDGNVIPGAYVLGWAKRGPSGGIGTNKVCAESTVEDFIRDAVGGRLERTTRESKAFAALLRKRARHVIGYRGMRAIDASERRRGLPQGRPRVKYTDVAEMVGAAGWRKR comes from the coding sequence ATGTTCGTCATCACCCAGTCCTGCTGCAGCGACGCAGCATGTGTGTCCGTGTGTCCGGTGAACTGTATCCACCCGACCCCGGAGGAACGCGGTTTCGGCAGTTCCGACATCCTGCACATCGATCCGGTGGCGTGCATCGACTGCGGCGCCTGCGCGGATGCCTGCCCGGTGGATGCGATCTACCCCGCCGACAAGCTCGGCACCCGGGACAAGGTGTTCATCGACATCAACGCGGATTTCTACAAGAAGAACACCGACATCACCTCGGGATGGAACCAGGTTGAATACCCGGAGATCCCGAAACTGCCTGCGGGACTGCGAGTTGCGCTGGTCGGGACCGGGCCGTCAGGGGGCTATGCGCTCCGGACGATCCTGGACCGGACCGAGGCCGACGTGACGGTCATCGACAAGTTGCCGACGCCGGGCGGACTGGTCCGTGCCGGTGTGGCGCCCGATCATCCCGGCACCAAGGGAGTGCTTCGCGGGTTCGATCTGCTCTACCGCGATCCGCGCGTCACCATGGCGACCAATGTCGAGGTCGGTACCGAACCCGGGCAGGTGACCCCGGCCGAACTGGCGCAACATTTCGACGCCGTGTTCTATGCAGTCGGCGCGAGTGAGTCGCGTCGGCTGGGCATCCCCGGCGAAGATCTGCCGGGCTCGACGTCGGCGACCGATCTCGTGGCCTGGTACAACGCGGTTCCCGGCAAGGAGGCGCCGCCGCTTCCCGTTGACGGCACCGGTCGCGCCGTGGTGGTCGGCACGGGCAATGTCGCGCTCGACGTCGCGCGCATTCTCGTCTCGCCGCCGGAACTCCTCGCCACCACCGACATCGCTGATCGTGCGTTGCGGATCCTCGAGGAGCAGAACATTCACGAAGTCGTGGTGCTGGGCCGTCGTGATCAGGCGAGCGCCGCGTATACATCGGCGGAATATCGTGCGTTGTCGACCATTCCGGGTGTCGAGATCGTCGTCCACGACGATCCGTCGGCGGAGGCCCCCGATCTCCGAGGGCCCGCCGACCGGAGCAAGCGTCGCATCGTCTTCCTCTTCCACACCTCGCCCGACGAGATCGTCGGGGAGCAACGCGTGGAGGGCGTGACGGTGCAGACCGGCGGCACCCGGCACACCGTTGCCGCCGATCTCATGGTGCGATCCATCGGCTACCGGTCGACTCCGATCGCCGGACTTCCCTTTGACCACGAGCGTGGCGTGTTCCCGAACACCGATGGCCGGATGCTCGACGACGACGGCAACGTGATCCCGGGCGCCTATGTCCTCGGGTGGGCAAAGCGGGGTCCGAGTGGCGGCATCGGCACCAACAAGGTGTGCGCCGAGTCGACGGTCGAGGACTTCATCCGGGACGCCGTAGGCGGCCGACTCGAGCGGACGACCAGGGAGTCCAAGGCGTTCGCCGCGCTGCTGCGCAAGCGGGCGCGTCATGTGATCGGTTATCGCGGGATGCGTGCGATCGACGCTAGTGAGCGGCGTCGTGGCCTCCCGCAGGGCCGCCCCCGGGTCAAGTACACCGACGTGGCCGAGATGGTCGGCGCCGCGGGCTGGCGTAAGCGCTAG
- a CDS encoding molybdopterin oxidoreductase codes for MSSTPRFLQGVFAFTGTGLTKPGPVDPSLTFVVPSGLTAQPLYFRGGNSSDELIYVTLTRDGKPMRIFPMGAKASVNVPLRVVEDVDPDSTLELVLAAPEGAAGEVVIDFGMVVF; via the coding sequence ATGTCCAGCACACCGCGGTTCCTGCAAGGCGTCTTCGCGTTCACCGGCACCGGACTCACCAAGCCGGGCCCGGTCGATCCGTCGCTGACCTTCGTGGTGCCGTCCGGGCTGACGGCGCAGCCGCTCTACTTCCGGGGCGGCAACAGTTCCGACGAACTGATCTACGTCACCCTGACACGCGACGGCAAGCCGATGCGGATCTTCCCGATGGGGGCCAAGGCGTCGGTGAACGTGCCGTTGCGGGTCGTCGAGGACGTCGACCCGGACTCGACGCTCGAATTGGTGCTGGCCGCGCCTGAGGGCGCGGCAGGCGAGGTCGTCATCGATTTCGGGATGGTCGTCTTCTGA